In Thermus caldifontis, one genomic interval encodes:
- the pdhA gene encoding pyruvate dehydrogenase (acetyl-transferring) E1 component subunit alpha — MKPKVIRYLDKGEFPIGEGEALALYRAMRRARFFDEKALLLQRQGRLGVYAPFMGQEAAQVGVALALGEKDFVVPSYRESAMLLARGLPIHTLILYWRAHPAGWRFPEGVRAVNPYIPIATQIPQAVGLALAGRYRGEGWVVATSIGDGGTSEGDFHEGLNFAAVFDAPVVFLVQNNGYAISVPRHRQMRVDYIARRAEGYGIPGVVVDGNDAFAVYLEAKKVVERARRGEGPTLLEALTYRLAPHTTSDDPSRYRTREEEEAWRAKDPILRLRKALEERGLWGVEAEEALLGELEEEFAREVALADQAPEPTPEMMVEHVYAQMGPDQRRAWEALRQGKHVEELW, encoded by the coding sequence GTGAAGCCCAAGGTAATCCGATACCTGGATAAGGGGGAGTTTCCCATAGGCGAGGGGGAAGCCCTGGCCCTTTACCGGGCCATGCGCCGGGCCCGGTTTTTTGACGAGAAGGCCCTTCTCCTTCAGCGCCAGGGGCGGCTTGGGGTCTATGCCCCCTTCATGGGACAGGAGGCGGCGCAGGTAGGGGTGGCCCTGGCCCTAGGGGAGAAGGACTTTGTGGTGCCCAGTTACCGGGAGTCCGCCATGCTCCTAGCCCGTGGCCTCCCCATCCATACCTTGATCCTCTATTGGCGAGCCCATCCCGCAGGTTGGCGGTTTCCCGAAGGGGTGCGGGCGGTGAACCCCTACATCCCCATCGCCACCCAGATCCCGCAGGCGGTGGGCCTGGCCCTGGCGGGGCGGTACCGGGGGGAGGGCTGGGTGGTGGCCACCTCCATAGGGGACGGGGGGACCAGCGAGGGGGATTTCCACGAGGGGCTTAACTTTGCTGCCGTCTTTGACGCCCCCGTGGTCTTCCTGGTGCAGAACAACGGCTACGCCATCAGCGTGCCCCGGCACAGGCAGATGCGGGTGGACTATATCGCCCGGCGGGCGGAGGGGTACGGGATCCCTGGGGTGGTGGTGGACGGCAACGACGCCTTCGCCGTCTACCTGGAGGCCAAAAAGGTGGTGGAAAGGGCCAGGAGAGGGGAGGGGCCCACCCTCCTGGAGGCCCTCACCTACCGCCTGGCCCCCCACACCACCTCCGACGATCCCAGCCGTTACCGCACCCGGGAGGAGGAGGAGGCCTGGCGGGCCAAGGACCCCATCCTACGCCTCCGGAAAGCCCTGGAGGAACGGGGACTATGGGGAGTGGAGGCGGAGGAGGCCCTCTTGGGGGAGCTCGAGGAGGAGTTCGCCCGGGAGGTGGCCTTGGCGGACCAGGCCCCTGAGCCCACGCCCGAGATGATGGTGGAGCATGTGTACGCGCAGATGGGCCCCGACCAGAGGCGGGCTTGGGAGGCCTTGCGGCAGGGGAAACACGTGGAGGAGCTATGGTAG
- a CDS encoding O-acetylhomoserine aminocarboxypropyltransferase/cysteine synthase family protein, with protein MRFETLQLHAGYEPEPTTLSRQVPIYPTTSYLFQSPEHAANLFALKEFGNIYSRIMNPTVEVLERRLAALEGGKAALATSSGHAAQFLALTTLAQAGDNLVSTPNLYGGTFNQFKVTLKRLGIEVRFTSREERPEEFLALTDGRTRAWWVESIGNPALNIPDLEALAQAAQEVGVALFVDNTFGMGGYLLRPLEWGAAVVTHSLTKWVGGHGAVIAGAVVDGGNFPWDNGRYPLLTEPQPGYHGLRLVETFGDLAFIVKARVDGLRDQGQALGPFEAWVVLLGMETLSLRAERHVENTLHLAHWLAEQPEVAWVNYPGLPHHPHHARAQKYFRGKPGAVLTFGLKGGYEAAKRFISRLKLISHLANVGDTRTLAIHPASTTHSQLSPEEQALAGVAPEMVRLSVGLEHVEDLKAELKEALA; from the coding sequence ATGCGCTTTGAGACCCTGCAGCTCCACGCCGGCTACGAGCCCGAGCCCACCACGCTAAGCCGCCAGGTGCCTATCTACCCCACCACCAGCTACCTCTTCCAAAGCCCCGAGCACGCGGCCAACCTCTTCGCCCTTAAGGAGTTTGGCAACATCTACTCCCGCATCATGAATCCCACGGTGGAGGTGCTGGAAAGGCGGCTGGCGGCCCTCGAGGGGGGTAAGGCCGCCCTGGCCACCTCTTCGGGGCACGCGGCCCAGTTCCTGGCCCTCACCACCCTGGCCCAGGCGGGGGACAACCTCGTCTCCACCCCGAACCTCTACGGCGGAACCTTTAACCAGTTCAAGGTAACCCTGAAACGGCTTGGGATTGAGGTGCGCTTCACCTCCCGCGAGGAACGCCCCGAGGAGTTTTTGGCCCTCACCGATGGGAGGACCCGGGCCTGGTGGGTGGAGTCCATCGGTAATCCGGCCCTAAACATCCCTGACCTCGAGGCCCTGGCCCAAGCCGCGCAAGAGGTGGGGGTGGCCCTTTTCGTGGACAACACCTTTGGCATGGGGGGCTACCTTCTTAGGCCCTTGGAATGGGGGGCGGCGGTGGTGACCCATTCCCTCACCAAGTGGGTGGGGGGGCACGGGGCGGTGATCGCCGGGGCCGTGGTGGACGGAGGGAACTTCCCCTGGGATAACGGCCGCTACCCCCTCCTTACCGAGCCCCAGCCTGGGTACCATGGCCTAAGGCTTGTGGAAACCTTTGGGGATCTGGCCTTCATCGTAAAGGCCCGGGTGGACGGCCTCCGCGACCAGGGCCAGGCCCTGGGCCCCTTTGAGGCCTGGGTGGTCCTACTCGGCATGGAAACCCTCTCCCTGCGGGCAGAGCGCCACGTGGAGAACACCCTGCACCTGGCCCATTGGCTGGCGGAACAGCCGGAGGTGGCCTGGGTGAACTACCCAGGGCTCCCCCACCACCCCCACCACGCCCGGGCCCAGAAGTACTTCCGGGGTAAGCCTGGGGCCGTTCTCACCTTCGGCCTGAAGGGAGGGTACGAGGCCGCCAAGCGCTTTATCTCCCGCCTTAAGCTCATCTCCCACCTGGCCAATGTGGGGGACACCCGCACCCTGGCCATCCACCCCGCCTCCACCACCCACTCCCAGCTCTCCCCCGAGGAGCAGGCCCTGGCCGGGGTAGCCCCGGAGATGGTGCGCCTGAGCGTGGGCCTCGAGCACGTGGAGGACCTCAAGGCGGAGCTCAAGGAGGCCTTGGCATGA
- a CDS encoding alpha-ketoacid dehydrogenase subunit beta, whose protein sequence is MVAEKARVLNLVQAINEALDLALARDERVLVFGEDVGRLGGVFRVTEGLQAKYGEGRVFDTPLAESGILGLAIGLAMGGMRPVAEIQFAGFLYPALDQILSHLGRWRHRSRGWVGLPVVVRAPYGGGVHTPEQHADSPEALLAHTPGIKVVIPSSPERAKGLLLAAIEDEDPVFFLEAIKLYRGVRAEVPEGYYTLPLGRARVVREGKHATLIGYGGMVEVMLEAATVAAKEGVQVMVVDLETLVPLDEDTLLEVVRETGRAVVVYEAMRTGGFGAEIAARIAEGAIDHLQAPVVRVAGYDAPYPPFSAIEHHYRPNARRVLAALRRVLTY, encoded by the coding sequence ATGGTAGCGGAAAAGGCCAGGGTGCTGAACCTGGTTCAGGCCATCAACGAGGCCCTGGACCTGGCCTTGGCCCGGGATGAGCGGGTTTTGGTCTTCGGGGAGGACGTGGGGCGGCTTGGGGGGGTGTTCCGGGTCACGGAAGGCCTCCAGGCCAAATACGGCGAGGGCCGGGTATTCGATACCCCCTTGGCGGAAAGCGGCATCCTGGGCTTGGCCATCGGGTTGGCCATGGGGGGGATGCGGCCCGTGGCGGAGATCCAGTTTGCCGGTTTTCTCTACCCGGCTTTGGACCAGATCCTCTCCCACCTGGGCCGCTGGCGCCATCGTTCCCGGGGGTGGGTGGGTTTGCCCGTGGTGGTACGGGCCCCCTATGGGGGTGGGGTGCACACCCCTGAGCAGCATGCGGACTCTCCCGAGGCCCTTCTAGCCCATACCCCTGGGATTAAGGTGGTGATCCCCTCGAGCCCCGAAAGGGCCAAGGGTCTCCTCCTCGCTGCCATTGAGGACGAGGACCCCGTCTTCTTCCTGGAGGCCATCAAGCTCTACCGGGGGGTACGGGCGGAGGTGCCCGAGGGCTACTACACCCTCCCCCTGGGCAGAGCCCGGGTGGTGCGGGAGGGGAAGCACGCCACCCTGATCGGCTACGGGGGCATGGTGGAGGTGATGCTGGAGGCGGCTACGGTGGCCGCCAAGGAGGGGGTGCAGGTCATGGTGGTGGACTTGGAAACCCTGGTTCCCCTGGATGAGGACACCCTCCTCGAGGTGGTGCGGGAGACGGGCCGGGCGGTGGTGGTCTACGAGGCCATGCGCACCGGTGGCTTCGGGGCCGAAATCGCTGCCCGCATCGCCGAAGGGGCCATAGACCACCTCCAAGCCCCCGTGGTGCGGGTGGCGGGGTACGACGCCCCGTACCCTCCCTTCAGCGCCATTGAGCACCACTACCGGCCCAACGCCCGCCGGGTGCTGGCGGCCTTAAGGCGGGTGCTCACCTACTGA
- the hemL gene encoding glutamate-1-semialdehyde 2,1-aminomutase, with the protein MERPISEKLFTEAQRHIPGGVSSPVRAFKAVGGTPPFFVRGEGAYVWDADGNRYVDYVLSWGPLILGHAHPEVVHRVKEVAEKGLTFGAPHPLEAELAKAVKRAYPKLELVRFVNSGTEATMSALRLARGYTGRKYIVKFRGNYHGHADGLLVEAGSGALTLGVPSSAGVPEEYARLTWVLEYNDPEGLREVIRKRGEEVAAIIFEPVVGNAGVLIPTEEFLKALHEARDYGVLLIADEVMTGFRLAFGGATERLGLKPDLITLGKILGGGLPAAAYGGRREIMERVAPLGPVYQAGTLSGNPLAMAAGLATLEILERNPSYYAYLETLGARLEAGLKEVLSQKGLPHTVNRMGSMITVFFTEGPVVTFQEARRTDTELFKRFFHGLLDRGVYWPPSNFEAAFLSVAHREEDLAFTLEALERAL; encoded by the coding sequence ATGGAGAGGCCCATCTCCGAGAAGCTTTTTACCGAAGCCCAAAGGCATATCCCTGGCGGGGTTTCCAGCCCCGTTAGGGCCTTCAAGGCGGTGGGGGGTACGCCTCCCTTCTTCGTGCGGGGGGAGGGGGCCTATGTGTGGGATGCTGACGGGAACCGGTATGTGGACTACGTGCTCAGCTGGGGGCCCTTGATCCTGGGCCATGCCCATCCGGAAGTGGTGCACCGGGTCAAGGAGGTGGCCGAGAAGGGCCTCACCTTCGGGGCTCCCCATCCCCTGGAGGCGGAGCTGGCCAAGGCGGTGAAGCGGGCCTACCCAAAGCTGGAGCTGGTGCGCTTTGTCAACTCCGGGACCGAGGCCACCATGAGCGCCTTGCGCCTGGCCCGGGGGTATACGGGGAGGAAGTACATCGTCAAGTTCCGGGGCAACTACCATGGGCATGCGGACGGCCTCCTGGTGGAGGCGGGAAGCGGAGCCCTTACCCTTGGGGTTCCCAGCAGCGCCGGGGTTCCGGAGGAATACGCCCGCCTCACCTGGGTCTTGGAGTACAACGACCCCGAGGGGCTAAGGGAGGTTATAAGGAAGCGGGGGGAGGAGGTTGCCGCCATCATCTTTGAGCCGGTGGTGGGCAACGCTGGGGTCTTGATCCCCACGGAGGAGTTCCTCAAGGCCCTGCATGAGGCCCGGGATTACGGGGTCCTCCTCATCGCCGACGAGGTGATGACGGGCTTCCGCCTGGCCTTTGGCGGGGCCACGGAGCGGCTTGGGCTTAAGCCCGACCTCATCACCCTAGGCAAGATCCTGGGTGGCGGCCTTCCCGCCGCCGCCTACGGGGGCAGGCGGGAGATCATGGAAAGGGTGGCTCCCTTGGGGCCCGTTTACCAGGCGGGGACCCTTTCGGGGAATCCCTTGGCCATGGCCGCGGGCCTGGCCACCTTGGAGATCCTGGAGAGGAACCCCAGTTACTACGCGTACCTGGAGACCTTGGGGGCCAGGCTGGAGGCGGGGCTCAAGGAGGTGCTTTCCCAAAAGGGTCTTCCCCACACGGTGAACCGCATGGGCTCCATGATCACGGTTTTCTTCACCGAAGGGCCCGTGGTTACCTTCCAGGAGGCCAGGCGCACGGACACGGAACTTTTCAAGCGCTTCTTCCATGGCCTCCTGGACCGGGGCGTGTACTGGCCGCCCTCCAACTTTGAGGCGGCCTTCCTTTCGGTGGCCCATAGGGAGGAGGATCTAGCCTTTACCCTCGAGGCCCTGGAACGGGCCCTTTAG
- the mnmE gene encoding tRNA uridine-5-carboxymethylaminomethyl(34) synthesis GTPase MnmE: MTLKDPICAIATPLGKGAIGVVRLSGEGALEVASRVWRGRDPRKLKGGRFTLGEVVDPETGELLDQALLLVFRAPRSYTGEEACEFHTHGSPAVLRRVLEALVKAGARVAAPGEFTFRAYMNGKLDLAQAEAVLALVEAEGELARRQALRSLEGGFSRRIAHLEEKLLSLLAHIQALLDYPEEGVEPLEAKRVIGEVLKEVEALLAQGRASRLAQKGARLALIGAPNAGKSSLLNALLGYERALVSPIPGTTRDYLEAPLELFGIPLMAVDTAGIRDTEDPLERAGVERALRIAEEADLVLYVADRSAPKPPLPPLPPRSLKVATKADLPPLWEDPEFLPVSSLTGQGLDRLKEAIRESLLGREGGDYLLTERQLEALHRARERLLEALDLPEDLMGLALEEAVRTLASLRGRREVSPEVVARIFQNFCVGK, encoded by the coding sequence ATGACCCTGAAGGACCCCATCTGCGCCATCGCTACCCCCTTGGGCAAGGGGGCCATCGGGGTGGTGCGGCTTTCCGGGGAGGGGGCCTTGGAGGTGGCAAGCCGGGTGTGGCGGGGAAGGGATCCCCGGAAGCTGAAGGGAGGCCGGTTCACCCTGGGGGAGGTGGTGGACCCGGAAACGGGAGAGCTTCTGGACCAGGCCCTCCTTTTGGTTTTCCGGGCACCCCGGTCCTACACCGGGGAGGAGGCCTGCGAGTTCCACACCCATGGCTCGCCGGCGGTCCTGAGGAGGGTCCTGGAGGCCCTGGTGAAGGCGGGGGCTCGGGTGGCGGCTCCGGGCGAGTTCACCTTCCGGGCCTACATGAACGGGAAGCTGGACCTGGCCCAGGCGGAAGCGGTCTTGGCCCTGGTGGAGGCGGAAGGGGAGTTGGCCCGCCGCCAGGCCTTACGGAGCCTCGAGGGGGGCTTCTCGCGGAGAATAGCCCATCTCGAGGAGAAACTTCTTTCCCTCCTCGCCCACATCCAAGCCCTTTTGGACTACCCCGAGGAGGGGGTGGAGCCCCTGGAGGCCAAGCGGGTGATTGGGGAGGTGCTGAAAGAGGTGGAGGCCCTCCTGGCCCAGGGCCGGGCCTCCCGGCTGGCCCAGAAGGGAGCCCGCCTGGCCCTAATCGGGGCGCCCAATGCCGGTAAGAGCTCCCTTCTCAACGCCCTTTTGGGCTACGAAAGGGCCTTGGTTTCCCCTATCCCCGGTACCACCCGGGACTACCTGGAGGCGCCCCTGGAGCTTTTCGGCATTCCTCTGATGGCGGTGGACACCGCCGGGATAAGGGACACGGAAGACCCCCTGGAAAGGGCGGGGGTGGAACGGGCCTTAAGGATCGCCGAGGAAGCGGATCTCGTCCTCTACGTGGCCGACCGCTCGGCTCCCAAGCCCCCCCTTCCTCCCTTGCCCCCCAGGAGCCTGAAGGTGGCCACCAAGGCCGACCTTCCCCCCCTTTGGGAAGACCCGGAGTTCCTTCCCGTTTCCAGCCTCACCGGCCAGGGCCTGGACCGGCTTAAGGAGGCCATCCGGGAGTCCCTTTTGGGCAGGGAAGGGGGGGATTACCTCCTCACCGAGCGGCAACTTGAGGCCCTCCACCGGGCCAGGGAGAGGCTTCTAGAGGCCCTGGACCTCCCCGAGGACCTGATGGGGCTGGCTTTGGAGGAAGCCGTGCGGACCCTGGCCTCCTTAAGGGGCAGGAGGGAGGTTTCCCCGGAGGTGGTGGCCCGGATTTTCCAGAACTTCTGCGTGGGAAAGTAG
- a CDS encoding Na/Pi cotransporter family protein has translation MGFLAGLALLLLGLHLIGEGLSSVKGKRYLLARAFSKPEGLLLSGFLLGLLSGSGTGLSLLALGLLEGGIFSLGQAALLSLAATAGASAWVGVVALAQREVAEALLVLGLPLFLFRGSRSGGLVLLGLGLLFLGFLQMGQGAKAVVPLLSLLNPGPWVLYLVGILLAFLLGTANGVAALALALLPFLGQEGGMALTLGAGVGVSGVLFLAALGGRREAWALSAVLFGHRFLLSLPFLFLLGPLGGLGVVGLHLLSHGVYALGFLPLHAFYLRLAQRLFPRPTISPKYLSLETLETPGLAYALVRRELGRVADAVRDMLAKAVRILAQEEGGEGELSALEEKVDQLTREVVLYTAELSTRTRDERAVRFFVAASELEHLGDLVRRVVRQAEKLWAQGLTFSPEGKEDLLEAGRLVLGRLERMAAALATGDKALAEGVLAEEGEVAAFLDRLRRAHLSRLESGRAESRATTLAHLDLLITLEEISSGVDRLCRLVRGL, from the coding sequence GTGGGCTTTCTGGCGGGCCTTGCCCTTTTGCTCCTGGGGCTTCACCTCATTGGGGAAGGGCTTTCCTCCGTCAAGGGGAAGCGGTACCTCCTGGCGCGGGCGTTCTCCAAACCGGAGGGCCTTTTGCTTTCCGGTTTCCTGTTGGGACTTCTTTCGGGTAGCGGGACTGGCCTCTCCCTCCTGGCCCTGGGGCTTTTGGAAGGGGGGATCTTTTCCCTGGGGCAGGCCGCTCTCCTTTCCTTGGCGGCCACCGCCGGGGCTTCCGCCTGGGTGGGGGTGGTGGCCCTGGCGCAGCGGGAGGTGGCCGAGGCGCTCTTGGTCCTGGGCCTTCCCCTTTTCCTCTTCAGGGGAAGCCGGAGCGGGGGGCTGGTTCTCCTGGGGTTGGGCCTTCTTTTCCTGGGCTTTTTGCAGATGGGCCAAGGGGCCAAGGCCGTTGTGCCTCTTCTGAGCCTGTTGAACCCAGGTCCATGGGTCTTGTACCTGGTGGGGATCCTGCTGGCCTTCCTTCTGGGGACTGCCAATGGGGTGGCGGCTTTGGCCCTGGCCCTTCTGCCCTTTTTGGGGCAGGAGGGGGGGATGGCCTTGACCCTGGGGGCAGGGGTGGGGGTTTCCGGGGTCCTTTTCCTGGCGGCCTTGGGGGGTAGGAGGGAGGCATGGGCACTTTCCGCGGTGCTCTTTGGGCATCGGTTTCTTCTCTCCTTGCCCTTCTTGTTCCTGCTTGGGCCCTTAGGGGGGCTGGGGGTGGTGGGGCTCCATCTGCTGAGCCATGGGGTCTACGCCTTGGGCTTTCTTCCTCTCCATGCCTTCTACTTGCGCTTGGCCCAGCGCCTGTTCCCCCGCCCCACCATTAGCCCCAAGTACCTTTCCCTCGAGACCCTGGAAACCCCAGGCCTGGCCTACGCCCTGGTGCGGAGGGAGCTGGGCCGGGTGGCGGATGCCGTGCGGGACATGTTGGCCAAGGCGGTGCGCATTCTGGCCCAGGAGGAGGGCGGCGAGGGGGAGCTTTCGGCCCTGGAGGAGAAGGTGGACCAGCTTACCCGGGAGGTGGTCCTCTACACCGCTGAGCTTTCCACCCGTACCCGGGACGAGCGGGCGGTTCGGTTCTTCGTGGCGGCCAGCGAGCTGGAGCACCTGGGGGACCTGGTGCGCCGGGTGGTACGGCAGGCGGAGAAGCTTTGGGCCCAGGGCTTGACCTTTAGCCCAGAAGGCAAGGAGGACCTTTTAGAGGCGGGGAGGCTGGTATTAGGCCGCTTGGAGCGCATGGCGGCGGCCTTGGCCACGGGGGACAAGGCTTTGGCGGAGGGGGTTTTGGCCGAGGAAGGGGAAGTGGCAGCTTTTTTGGATCGCCTGCGGCGGGCGCACCTAAGCCGCCTGGAAAGTGGAAGGGCGGAGAGTCGGGCCACCACCTTGGCCCACCTGGATCTCCTCATCACCCTCGAGGAGATTTCCAGCGGGGTGGACAGGCTTTGCCGCCTGGTCCGGGGGCTTTAA
- a CDS encoding pyridoxal phosphate-dependent aminotransferase codes for MRLHPRTQAARESIFPKMSQLAARLQAVNLGQGFPSSPPPPFLREAVQRALGRFDQYAPPAGLPQLREALAEEFAVEPDSVVVTSGATEALYVLLQSLVGPGDEVVVLEPFFDVYLPDAFLAGAEARLVRLPLEEGGFRLDLGALEAAITPRTRLILLNTPMNPTGLVFREELKTVAELARRHDLFLVSDEVYDELYFGERPPRLRDLAPERTFTVGSAGKRLEATGYRVGWIVGPKEFMPTLAGMRQWTSFSAPSPLQAGVAEALRVARKEGFYEALRESYKGRRDLLLSGLRALGLRAYEPEGTYFLMAELPGWEALKLVEAARVALIPASAFYREDPPPWLFRFAFCKGENEIALALERLAPVVNSPA; via the coding sequence ATGCGGCTCCATCCCCGCACCCAGGCGGCTCGGGAAAGCATCTTCCCCAAGATGAGCCAGCTTGCGGCCAGACTCCAGGCGGTGAACCTGGGCCAGGGCTTTCCCTCAAGCCCTCCGCCCCCCTTCCTGCGGGAAGCGGTGCAAAGGGCCCTGGGCCGCTTTGACCAATACGCTCCTCCTGCGGGCCTTCCCCAGCTTAGGGAGGCCTTGGCGGAGGAGTTTGCTGTGGAACCCGACTCGGTGGTGGTCACCTCGGGGGCCACGGAGGCCCTATATGTGCTCCTGCAAAGCCTGGTGGGTCCGGGGGATGAGGTGGTGGTGCTGGAGCCCTTTTTTGATGTCTACCTCCCCGATGCTTTCCTGGCCGGGGCCGAGGCCAGGCTGGTGCGCCTGCCCCTGGAGGAGGGGGGGTTCCGGCTGGACCTAGGGGCCCTGGAGGCGGCCATCACCCCCCGCACCCGGCTTATCCTCCTCAATACCCCCATGAACCCCACGGGCCTGGTCTTCCGGGAAGAGCTTAAGACGGTGGCGGAACTGGCCCGGAGGCACGACCTCTTCCTGGTTTCCGACGAGGTCTACGACGAGCTTTACTTCGGGGAAAGGCCACCCCGGTTGCGGGACTTGGCCCCCGAGCGCACCTTCACCGTGGGCAGTGCAGGGAAGCGCCTCGAGGCCACCGGATACCGGGTGGGCTGGATCGTGGGGCCCAAGGAGTTCATGCCCACCCTGGCGGGGATGCGCCAGTGGACCAGCTTTTCCGCCCCAAGCCCCTTGCAAGCGGGGGTGGCGGAGGCCTTAAGGGTGGCCCGAAAGGAGGGGTTCTACGAGGCCTTGCGGGAGAGCTACAAGGGGCGGCGGGACCTTCTCCTTTCTGGCCTTCGGGCCTTGGGCCTTCGGGCCTACGAGCCCGAGGGTACGTACTTCCTCATGGCGGAACTTCCTGGATGGGAGGCGCTAAAGCTGGTAGAGGCAGCCAGGGTGGCCTTGATCCCCGCCAGCGCCTTCTACCGGGAGGATCCACCCCCATGGCTTTTTCGCTTCGCCTTTTGCAAGGGCGAGAATGAGATCGCCCTAGCTTTGGAGCGCTTAGCTCCTGTGGTAAACTCCCCGGCGTGA
- the tpiA gene encoding triose-phosphate isomerase, translating into MRRVLVAGNWKMHKVPSEARVWFAELKRLLPSLESEVAVLPAFPMLPLAKEVFSGSQVAYGAQDVSAHREGAYTGEVSARMLSDLGCRYTVVGHSERRRYHRETDALVAEKAKRLLEEGITPILCVGEPLEVRERGEAVPYTLAQLKGSLEGVNPPGPEALVIAYEPVWAIGTGRNATPEDAEAMHQAIRQALVELYGRAFADRVRVLYGGSVNPKNFADLLSMPNVDGGLVGGASLELESFLSLLRIAG; encoded by the coding sequence ATGCGCAGGGTCTTGGTGGCAGGAAACTGGAAGATGCACAAGGTGCCCTCGGAGGCCCGGGTGTGGTTTGCTGAGCTCAAAAGGCTTCTTCCTTCCTTGGAGTCCGAAGTGGCGGTATTGCCGGCCTTTCCCATGCTGCCTTTGGCCAAGGAGGTGTTTTCCGGAAGCCAGGTGGCCTATGGGGCCCAGGATGTCTCTGCCCACCGGGAAGGGGCTTACACGGGGGAGGTTTCCGCCCGGATGCTTTCCGACCTGGGGTGCCGTTACACGGTGGTGGGGCATTCGGAAAGGCGGCGCTACCACCGGGAGACCGATGCCCTGGTGGCCGAGAAGGCCAAAAGGCTTTTGGAGGAGGGGATTACCCCCATCCTCTGCGTGGGGGAACCCTTGGAGGTAAGGGAAAGGGGGGAGGCGGTGCCCTATACCCTGGCCCAGCTTAAAGGGAGCCTCGAGGGGGTGAACCCTCCGGGCCCAGAGGCCTTGGTCATCGCCTACGAGCCGGTTTGGGCCATCGGCACCGGGCGGAACGCCACCCCCGAGGATGCCGAGGCCATGCACCAGGCCATCCGCCAGGCCCTGGTTGAGCTCTACGGAAGGGCGTTTGCGGATCGGGTCCGGGTCCTGTATGGGGGGAGCGTGAACCCCAAGAACTTCGCCGACCTCCTTTCCATGCCCAACGTGGACGGGGGGTTGGTGGGCGGGGCCAGCCTCGAGCTGGAAAGCTTCCTGAGCCTTCTCAGGATTGCCGGTTGA
- the metX gene encoding homoserine O-acetyltransferase MetX — MSEIALETWGEHEALILKPPRSPLSIPPPRPRTAVLFPRREGFYTEQGGFLPEVRLRFETYGRLSRLRDNAVLVFHALTGSAHLAGTYHEATLQELSPLERAFGPQGWWDALVGPGRILDPALYYVISANHLGSCYGSTGPLSPDPRTGKPYGKGFPRLTIRDLARAQARLLDHLGVEKAVVIGGSLGGMVALEFALMYPERVKKLVVLAAPARHGPWARAFNHLSRQAILLDPEYQAGHPAPQGMALARGIAMMSYRAPRGFEARWGQEPEKGETYLDYQGEKFLKRFHAESYLVLSRAMDTHDVGRGRGGVEEALKRLKNLPSLFVGIDTDLLYPAEEVRQVARLSGGRYREVRSPHGHDAFLIETDQVEAILDSFLP, encoded by the coding sequence ATGAGCGAGATCGCCCTGGAGACCTGGGGGGAACACGAGGCCCTTATCCTCAAGCCCCCCCGCTCTCCCCTTTCCATCCCTCCCCCAAGGCCCCGCACCGCCGTTCTCTTCCCCCGGCGGGAGGGGTTCTACACGGAGCAGGGCGGCTTCTTGCCCGAGGTGCGCCTGCGCTTTGAAACCTACGGGCGGCTTTCCCGGCTTAGGGACAATGCGGTTTTGGTCTTCCACGCCCTTACGGGAAGCGCCCATCTTGCCGGCACCTACCACGAGGCCACCCTCCAAGAACTCTCGCCCCTGGAAAGGGCCTTTGGCCCGCAGGGTTGGTGGGATGCCCTGGTGGGCCCCGGGCGGATCCTGGACCCTGCCCTTTACTACGTGATCTCCGCCAACCACTTGGGAAGCTGCTATGGCTCCACGGGACCCCTCTCCCCGGACCCCCGCACGGGCAAACCCTACGGCAAGGGGTTCCCCCGCCTCACCATCCGCGACCTGGCCCGCGCCCAGGCGAGGCTTCTGGACCACCTGGGGGTGGAGAAGGCGGTGGTGATCGGGGGAAGCCTTGGGGGGATGGTGGCCTTGGAGTTCGCCCTCATGTACCCGGAGAGGGTGAAGAAGCTGGTGGTCCTGGCCGCCCCAGCCAGGCACGGGCCCTGGGCCCGGGCCTTTAACCACCTAAGCCGCCAGGCCATCCTCCTGGACCCCGAGTACCAGGCGGGCCATCCTGCCCCCCAGGGCATGGCCTTGGCCCGGGGCATCGCCATGATGAGCTACCGCGCACCCCGGGGCTTTGAAGCCCGCTGGGGCCAGGAGCCGGAAAAGGGGGAAACCTACCTGGACTACCAGGGGGAGAAGTTCCTAAAACGCTTCCATGCGGAAAGCTACCTGGTCCTCTCCCGGGCCATGGACACCCACGATGTAGGCCGGGGAAGGGGTGGGGTGGAGGAGGCCTTGAAACGGCTTAAAAACCTACCCTCCCTGTTTGTGGGCATAGACACCGACCTCCTCTACCCGGCGGAGGAGGTGCGGCAGGTGGCCCGCTTGAGCGGAGGAAGGTACCGGGAGGTCCGTAGCCCCCACGGGCACGACGCCTTCCTGATTGAGACCGACCAGGTGGAGGCCATTCTGGATTCCTTCCTGCCCTAG